The following proteins are co-located in the Betta splendens chromosome 9, fBetSpl5.4, whole genome shotgun sequence genome:
- the syt10 gene encoding synaptotagmin-10 isoform X1, giving the protein MNRQPPGSSGVQWLNRRDMSARMEDSITLCQRALQIVTELCLTGHVDRDKCSDIFPLESNIPGKGHAGAGAADGAPPPVAPAPAPVLVLVCSTHMLPPLSYSLLSLLFSLCPLHVCLSYFVPGLLLPSRHPLLVSPWLRVDISISLLAVVVGFCGLALLVVSLFVFWKLCWPIWRRKALSASAEHGLHVGFPEAPPPGSPAVAKCKEAEAERKWPPEVKVNGRSSVKLLEAAMKISQTSPDIPAEVQTALKEKLSQQAKIQRQTTEPTSSSRHNSFRRHLPRQMNVTSVDFSMDAVPLRQSSTVSIGRIKPELYKQKSVDSEDGAREPAETCGKLSFSLRYDYEDQALVVTILTALELPAKDFTGTSDPYVKIYLLPERKKKFQTRVHRKNLNPTFDETFCFPVAYDELCNRKLHFSVYDFDRFTSHDMIGEVVVDNLFELSDLSREAVVWKDIHAATTESVDLGEIMYSLCYLPTAGRMTLTVIKCRNLKAMDITGSSDPYVKVYLVCDGRRLKKRKTTTKKSTLNPVYNEAIIFDIPPENVEQVSLSIMVMDYDRVGHNEVIGVCRTGPDAEGLGRDHWNEMLAYPRKPITHWHALGEGPGRAASFESQGSCPSPRQPPTP; this is encoded by the exons ATGAACCGCCAACCCCCCGGCTCCTCCGGCGTGCAATGGCTTAACAGGAGAGACATGAGCGCTCGAATGGAGGACAGCATCACCCTGTGCCAGCGGGCGCTCCAGATCGTCACGGAACTTTGTCTGACGGGACACGTAGACCGGGACAAATGCTCGGATATATTTCCGCTGGAGAGCAACATACCAGGTAAAGGACACGCAG GAGCGGGAGCAGCGGATGGAGCTCCGCCACCtgtggctccggctccggctccggttctggttctggtctgttcTACGCATATGCTGCCCCCCCTTTCTTACAgcttgctctctctcctcttttctctttgtccCCTGCACGTTTGTCTGTCATATTTTGTCCCTGGCTTGCTTCTCCCCTCCCGTCATCCTCTGCTGGTCTCTCCATGGTTGCGTGTAGACATCTCTATTAGTCTCCTTGCTGTGGTCGTGGGTTTCTGTGGCCTCGCCCTGTTGGtagtctctctctttgtcttttgGAAGCTGTGCTGGCCCATTTGGAGGAGGAAGGCTCTGTCGGCCAGCGCGGAGCATGGCCTCCACGTGGGCTTCCCCGAGGCGCCCCCGCCCGGCTCCCCGGCGGTCGCCAAGTGCAAAGAGGCGGAGGCGGAGAGGAAGTGGCCCCCGGAGGTGAAGGTGAACGGCCGGAGCTccgtgaagctgctggaggcggCCATGAAGATCAGCCAGACATCCCCGGACATCCCCGCGGAGGTGCAGACGgccctgaaggagaagctgagtCAGCAGGCTAAGATCCAGAGGCAGACCACGGAGCCCACCTCGTCCTCCAG GCACAACTCATTCCGGCGCCACCTGCCCCGTCAGATGAACGTCACCAGCGTGGACTTCAGCATGGACGCCGTCCCCCTGCGCCAGTCCTCCACCGTCAGCATCGGCAGGATCAAGCCGGAGCTCTACAAGCAGAAGTCCGTGGACTCGGAGGACGGCGCCAGGGAGCCCGCGGAGACATGCGGGAAGCTGAGCTTCTCGCTGCGCTACGACTACGAGGACCAGGCGCTGGTGGTGACCATCCTCACGGCCCTGGAGCTGCCCGCCAAGGACTTCACCGGCACCTCCGACCCCTACGTCAAGATCTACCTGCTGccggagaggaagaagaagttCCAGACGCGCGTCCACCGCAAGAACCTCAACCCCACGTTCGACGAGACCTTCTGTTTCCCCGTGGCCTACGACGAGCTCTGCAACCGCAAGCTGCACTTCAGCGTCTACGACTTCGACCGCTTCACCAGCCACGACATGATCGGcgaggtggtggtggacaaCCTCTTCGAGCTCTCGGACCTCTCCAGGGAGGCGGTGGTGTGGAAGGACATCCACGCAGCCACCACG GAGAGCGTCGACCTGGGAGAGATCATGTACTCGCTGTGCTACCTCCCCACAGCAGGCAGGATGACCCTGACGGTCATCAAATGCAGGAACCTCAAAGCCATGGACATCACAGGCTCCTCAG ATCCGTACGTGAAGGTTTACTTGGTGTGTGACGGACGGAGGTtgaagaagaggaaaacaacCACCAAGAAAAGCACGCTCAACCCGGTTTACAACGAGGCCATCATCTTCGACATCCCCCCGGAGAACGTGGAGCAAGTCAGCCTGTCCATCATGGTGATGGACTACGACCG GGTCGGACACAACGAGGTGATCGGCGTGTGTCGCACCGGGCCGGACGCCGAGGGCCTCGGACGAGACCACTGGAACGAAATGCTGGCGTACCCGCGGAAGCCCATCACGCACTGGCACGCTCTGGGAGAG GGCCCGGGACGAGCAGCCAGCTTTGAGAGCCAGGGCTCCTGTCCGTCCCCCAGACAGCCGCCGACGCCCTGA
- the syt10 gene encoding synaptotagmin-10 isoform X2, with the protein MNRQPPGSSGVQWLNRRDMSARMEDSITLCQRALQIVTELCLTGHVDRDKCSDIFPLESNIPGKGHADISISLLAVVVGFCGLALLVVSLFVFWKLCWPIWRRKALSASAEHGLHVGFPEAPPPGSPAVAKCKEAEAERKWPPEVKVNGRSSVKLLEAAMKISQTSPDIPAEVQTALKEKLSQQAKIQRQTTEPTSSSRHNSFRRHLPRQMNVTSVDFSMDAVPLRQSSTVSIGRIKPELYKQKSVDSEDGAREPAETCGKLSFSLRYDYEDQALVVTILTALELPAKDFTGTSDPYVKIYLLPERKKKFQTRVHRKNLNPTFDETFCFPVAYDELCNRKLHFSVYDFDRFTSHDMIGEVVVDNLFELSDLSREAVVWKDIHAATTESVDLGEIMYSLCYLPTAGRMTLTVIKCRNLKAMDITGSSDPYVKVYLVCDGRRLKKRKTTTKKSTLNPVYNEAIIFDIPPENVEQVSLSIMVMDYDRVGHNEVIGVCRTGPDAEGLGRDHWNEMLAYPRKPITHWHALGEGPGRAASFESQGSCPSPRQPPTP; encoded by the exons ATGAACCGCCAACCCCCCGGCTCCTCCGGCGTGCAATGGCTTAACAGGAGAGACATGAGCGCTCGAATGGAGGACAGCATCACCCTGTGCCAGCGGGCGCTCCAGATCGTCACGGAACTTTGTCTGACGGGACACGTAGACCGGGACAAATGCTCGGATATATTTCCGCTGGAGAGCAACATACCAGGTAAAGGACACGCAG ACATCTCTATTAGTCTCCTTGCTGTGGTCGTGGGTTTCTGTGGCCTCGCCCTGTTGGtagtctctctctttgtcttttgGAAGCTGTGCTGGCCCATTTGGAGGAGGAAGGCTCTGTCGGCCAGCGCGGAGCATGGCCTCCACGTGGGCTTCCCCGAGGCGCCCCCGCCCGGCTCCCCGGCGGTCGCCAAGTGCAAAGAGGCGGAGGCGGAGAGGAAGTGGCCCCCGGAGGTGAAGGTGAACGGCCGGAGCTccgtgaagctgctggaggcggCCATGAAGATCAGCCAGACATCCCCGGACATCCCCGCGGAGGTGCAGACGgccctgaaggagaagctgagtCAGCAGGCTAAGATCCAGAGGCAGACCACGGAGCCCACCTCGTCCTCCAG GCACAACTCATTCCGGCGCCACCTGCCCCGTCAGATGAACGTCACCAGCGTGGACTTCAGCATGGACGCCGTCCCCCTGCGCCAGTCCTCCACCGTCAGCATCGGCAGGATCAAGCCGGAGCTCTACAAGCAGAAGTCCGTGGACTCGGAGGACGGCGCCAGGGAGCCCGCGGAGACATGCGGGAAGCTGAGCTTCTCGCTGCGCTACGACTACGAGGACCAGGCGCTGGTGGTGACCATCCTCACGGCCCTGGAGCTGCCCGCCAAGGACTTCACCGGCACCTCCGACCCCTACGTCAAGATCTACCTGCTGccggagaggaagaagaagttCCAGACGCGCGTCCACCGCAAGAACCTCAACCCCACGTTCGACGAGACCTTCTGTTTCCCCGTGGCCTACGACGAGCTCTGCAACCGCAAGCTGCACTTCAGCGTCTACGACTTCGACCGCTTCACCAGCCACGACATGATCGGcgaggtggtggtggacaaCCTCTTCGAGCTCTCGGACCTCTCCAGGGAGGCGGTGGTGTGGAAGGACATCCACGCAGCCACCACG GAGAGCGTCGACCTGGGAGAGATCATGTACTCGCTGTGCTACCTCCCCACAGCAGGCAGGATGACCCTGACGGTCATCAAATGCAGGAACCTCAAAGCCATGGACATCACAGGCTCCTCAG ATCCGTACGTGAAGGTTTACTTGGTGTGTGACGGACGGAGGTtgaagaagaggaaaacaacCACCAAGAAAAGCACGCTCAACCCGGTTTACAACGAGGCCATCATCTTCGACATCCCCCCGGAGAACGTGGAGCAAGTCAGCCTGTCCATCATGGTGATGGACTACGACCG GGTCGGACACAACGAGGTGATCGGCGTGTGTCGCACCGGGCCGGACGCCGAGGGCCTCGGACGAGACCACTGGAACGAAATGCTGGCGTACCCGCGGAAGCCCATCACGCACTGGCACGCTCTGGGAGAG GGCCCGGGACGAGCAGCCAGCTTTGAGAGCCAGGGCTCCTGTCCGTCCCCCAGACAGCCGCCGACGCCCTGA
- the syt10 gene encoding synaptotagmin-10 isoform X3 translates to MNRQPPGSSGVQWLNRRDMSARMEDSITLCQRALQIVTELCLTGHVDRDKCSDIFPLESNIPDISISLLAVVVGFCGLALLVVSLFVFWKLCWPIWRRKALSASAEHGLHVGFPEAPPPGSPAVAKCKEAEAERKWPPEVKVNGRSSVKLLEAAMKISQTSPDIPAEVQTALKEKLSQQAKIQRQTTEPTSSSRHNSFRRHLPRQMNVTSVDFSMDAVPLRQSSTVSIGRIKPELYKQKSVDSEDGAREPAETCGKLSFSLRYDYEDQALVVTILTALELPAKDFTGTSDPYVKIYLLPERKKKFQTRVHRKNLNPTFDETFCFPVAYDELCNRKLHFSVYDFDRFTSHDMIGEVVVDNLFELSDLSREAVVWKDIHAATTESVDLGEIMYSLCYLPTAGRMTLTVIKCRNLKAMDITGSSDPYVKVYLVCDGRRLKKRKTTTKKSTLNPVYNEAIIFDIPPENVEQVSLSIMVMDYDRVGHNEVIGVCRTGPDAEGLGRDHWNEMLAYPRKPITHWHALGEGPGRAASFESQGSCPSPRQPPTP, encoded by the exons ATGAACCGCCAACCCCCCGGCTCCTCCGGCGTGCAATGGCTTAACAGGAGAGACATGAGCGCTCGAATGGAGGACAGCATCACCCTGTGCCAGCGGGCGCTCCAGATCGTCACGGAACTTTGTCTGACGGGACACGTAGACCGGGACAAATGCTCGGATATATTTCCGCTGGAGAGCAACATACCAG ACATCTCTATTAGTCTCCTTGCTGTGGTCGTGGGTTTCTGTGGCCTCGCCCTGTTGGtagtctctctctttgtcttttgGAAGCTGTGCTGGCCCATTTGGAGGAGGAAGGCTCTGTCGGCCAGCGCGGAGCATGGCCTCCACGTGGGCTTCCCCGAGGCGCCCCCGCCCGGCTCCCCGGCGGTCGCCAAGTGCAAAGAGGCGGAGGCGGAGAGGAAGTGGCCCCCGGAGGTGAAGGTGAACGGCCGGAGCTccgtgaagctgctggaggcggCCATGAAGATCAGCCAGACATCCCCGGACATCCCCGCGGAGGTGCAGACGgccctgaaggagaagctgagtCAGCAGGCTAAGATCCAGAGGCAGACCACGGAGCCCACCTCGTCCTCCAG GCACAACTCATTCCGGCGCCACCTGCCCCGTCAGATGAACGTCACCAGCGTGGACTTCAGCATGGACGCCGTCCCCCTGCGCCAGTCCTCCACCGTCAGCATCGGCAGGATCAAGCCGGAGCTCTACAAGCAGAAGTCCGTGGACTCGGAGGACGGCGCCAGGGAGCCCGCGGAGACATGCGGGAAGCTGAGCTTCTCGCTGCGCTACGACTACGAGGACCAGGCGCTGGTGGTGACCATCCTCACGGCCCTGGAGCTGCCCGCCAAGGACTTCACCGGCACCTCCGACCCCTACGTCAAGATCTACCTGCTGccggagaggaagaagaagttCCAGACGCGCGTCCACCGCAAGAACCTCAACCCCACGTTCGACGAGACCTTCTGTTTCCCCGTGGCCTACGACGAGCTCTGCAACCGCAAGCTGCACTTCAGCGTCTACGACTTCGACCGCTTCACCAGCCACGACATGATCGGcgaggtggtggtggacaaCCTCTTCGAGCTCTCGGACCTCTCCAGGGAGGCGGTGGTGTGGAAGGACATCCACGCAGCCACCACG GAGAGCGTCGACCTGGGAGAGATCATGTACTCGCTGTGCTACCTCCCCACAGCAGGCAGGATGACCCTGACGGTCATCAAATGCAGGAACCTCAAAGCCATGGACATCACAGGCTCCTCAG ATCCGTACGTGAAGGTTTACTTGGTGTGTGACGGACGGAGGTtgaagaagaggaaaacaacCACCAAGAAAAGCACGCTCAACCCGGTTTACAACGAGGCCATCATCTTCGACATCCCCCCGGAGAACGTGGAGCAAGTCAGCCTGTCCATCATGGTGATGGACTACGACCG GGTCGGACACAACGAGGTGATCGGCGTGTGTCGCACCGGGCCGGACGCCGAGGGCCTCGGACGAGACCACTGGAACGAAATGCTGGCGTACCCGCGGAAGCCCATCACGCACTGGCACGCTCTGGGAGAG GGCCCGGGACGAGCAGCCAGCTTTGAGAGCCAGGGCTCCTGTCCGTCCCCCAGACAGCCGCCGACGCCCTGA